One Chloroflexota bacterium DNA window includes the following coding sequences:
- a CDS encoding ATP-binding protein, whose protein sequence is MAADSEETTFALQTLTPEAVDELVNRRLPASLLDTLERRWYESFDIHKYQIQSTTPAALEAETRFLQIFEVAYTQDVARSFHLANMQNVLSSLRDGSHSLAYVATSNGEQVKLLMGVRRSRLDSITPTDEYINVMHRALRSNYPGIVLSQQADEQYHDVDFADYKVCILDPMQKSHYLAAITGIPSLRQQENWQEAFGQSIDRLVDALRGEAYTLLVLAEPILEERVNHLINQARLISEQVHALVLQSRSISRSETASKQTTRGKSEQFTLGTSQLISAILSVSGSVSKSISDTIGFTRGVSASITQERLDKTAQFCEQLLEHYINRLQSGRSLGFWNTGVFLTSDDRNTFLRAQWISRALFSGQNTYFEPIRILNLEKNLEVRRALGNLRIPALKAIPGENRQSIEHPLGQEYQSLGTPLTTDELSILVSFPNREVPGLKLKPVADFNLNPPAIKGTEIGSLLYRGEKLPSRIAISSKSLTRHTFVTGLTGSGKTNTCLALLANGHQSQQLKFLVIDPAKTEYRLLLNSRSLGKDLVVFTLNDESLAPFRLNPFEFEPDFPLLTHIDLLKAVFNAAFPMYASMPYLLEEAMLAVYQERGWNITDSTNDRFKPNSGEDHRTYLPRLSDLRDKIDEVVKGKGYDERIARDLTAALKARIGSLCQGTKGLMLDTQRSTPFQALLDRPVVLELRRVGDDDEKAFLMALLFIRLYEACQTRKISNDLCHVTLIEEAHRLLRNVPILVSSEIANTRGKAVEMFADMMAEMRAYGEGFIIVDQVPNKLVPDVIKGSNLKFVHRLLADDDRRAVGNAMGLTSAQIEHLSRLTLGQAVVHSEELGEACLVKIDSVEEQLMNQPSGSDPHDKSHKTEDLLRQHAKDFEDQQPQPNATSKLIASEPEEHRLESRSTSVPAVSSSFGPGHLPFPYCVGCLPLWKTGRCLYGKQINALRSAKAWREKFEAPMIQVLETSDDPNDLWLRLGQLGTQLIINNEIPLGEGQAEDVVYCNLVHITVAIGHHPAARWRQRLGNYVNMLSSFHRSYPE, encoded by the coding sequence ATGGCCGCAGATTCTGAAGAAACGACCTTCGCCCTTCAAACCTTAACCCCTGAAGCGGTTGATGAGCTTGTAAACCGGCGTTTACCGGCCTCCCTATTAGACACGCTGGAGCGGCGTTGGTACGAGAGCTTTGACATTCATAAATATCAGATTCAGTCTACTACACCGGCAGCTTTGGAAGCAGAAACACGATTTTTGCAGATTTTTGAGGTTGCATATACTCAAGATGTAGCTCGTAGTTTCCACTTGGCAAACATGCAGAATGTTTTAAGTAGCCTGCGCGACGGGAGCCATTCGCTTGCTTATGTCGCTACAAGTAATGGGGAGCAGGTTAAACTGTTGATGGGGGTACGGCGCTCTCGTCTGGATTCGATCACCCCAACAGACGAGTATATCAATGTTATGCACCGGGCTTTACGAAGCAATTATCCGGGGATTGTTTTGAGCCAGCAGGCGGACGAACAGTACCACGATGTCGATTTTGCCGATTATAAAGTGTGTATCCTTGACCCAATGCAAAAGAGTCATTACCTTGCTGCTATCACTGGCATTCCGTCCTTGCGCCAACAGGAAAACTGGCAAGAAGCGTTTGGCCAAAGCATTGATCGGCTAGTAGATGCATTACGTGGGGAGGCCTATACATTGCTGGTGTTGGCTGAGCCCATTTTGGAAGAGCGCGTGAATCACTTGATTAATCAGGCACGCTTAATTAGCGAACAAGTTCACGCACTTGTGCTTCAATCGCGTTCAATTTCCCGGAGCGAGACCGCGTCAAAACAAACCACTAGAGGGAAATCGGAACAATTTACTTTAGGGACTTCCCAGTTGATCTCAGCAATTTTGTCGGTGTCTGGAAGTGTCAGCAAATCTATATCCGACACGATTGGCTTCACGCGAGGCGTAAGCGCCTCGATAACGCAGGAAAGACTCGATAAAACGGCGCAGTTTTGCGAGCAGCTTTTAGAGCATTATATTAATCGACTGCAATCGGGACGAAGCTTGGGATTTTGGAACACGGGCGTCTTTCTGACAAGTGATGACCGAAATACGTTTTTGCGCGCTCAGTGGATTTCAAGAGCGCTTTTTTCTGGGCAGAACACTTATTTCGAACCTATTCGCATATTAAACTTAGAAAAGAATCTCGAAGTACGCAGAGCTCTCGGTAATTTGCGAATACCCGCCTTGAAAGCCATACCGGGCGAAAACCGTCAATCCATTGAACATCCGTTAGGCCAGGAATATCAAAGTCTGGGGACACCGCTAACTACCGACGAGTTATCAATACTGGTCAGTTTCCCAAACCGAGAAGTTCCAGGCTTGAAGTTGAAGCCAGTGGCAGATTTTAATCTCAATCCCCCCGCTATCAAGGGTACGGAGATTGGCTCATTGCTATATCGTGGAGAAAAGCTCCCATCACGGATCGCCATTTCTTCCAAAAGCTTGACCCGGCACACATTCGTCACCGGCTTGACCGGCTCGGGGAAGACAAACACATGTCTGGCGTTGCTCGCAAATGGCCACCAAAGTCAACAACTGAAGTTCTTAGTTATCGATCCTGCCAAGACGGAATATCGCCTCTTATTGAACTCTCGAAGCCTTGGTAAAGATCTAGTGGTTTTCACGTTAAATGATGAATCGCTTGCACCTTTTCGTCTCAATCCATTTGAGTTTGAACCAGATTTCCCGCTATTAACACATATAGACTTGTTGAAGGCGGTCTTCAATGCTGCGTTTCCAATGTATGCCTCCATGCCTTATCTGCTGGAGGAAGCCATGTTGGCTGTTTACCAAGAGCGCGGGTGGAATATCACGGACTCGACCAATGATCGCTTCAAGCCAAACTCTGGCGAGGATCATCGCACCTATCTACCTAGACTGAGCGATTTGCGCGACAAGATTGATGAGGTCGTCAAAGGTAAGGGCTATGACGAGCGCATAGCTCGTGATCTTACAGCAGCGCTCAAGGCTCGCATTGGCAGTCTGTGTCAGGGCACCAAGGGTCTGATGTTGGACACTCAACGCTCGACACCGTTTCAGGCGCTGCTTGATCGCCCGGTCGTGCTAGAGTTGCGCCGAGTTGGAGACGACGACGAGAAGGCTTTTCTGATGGCGTTGCTATTTATTCGGCTATACGAAGCTTGTCAGACCCGAAAGATTAGCAACGATCTATGCCATGTGACCCTTATTGAAGAAGCGCACCGGCTTCTCCGGAACGTACCTATTTTAGTCTCATCCGAAATTGCCAACACCCGGGGCAAAGCGGTGGAAATGTTCGCTGATATGATGGCTGAGATGCGCGCTTACGGGGAAGGGTTTATCATAGTAGATCAGGTACCAAACAAACTGGTCCCAGATGTGATTAAGGGATCTAATTTGAAGTTTGTACACCGTCTCTTAGCTGATGATGATCGACGTGCTGTTGGCAACGCCATGGGATTGACGTCGGCCCAAATTGAACATTTGTCCCGCCTCACCTTAGGTCAGGCGGTTGTACATAGCGAAGAACTAGGTGAGGCGTGTCTCGTTAAAATCGATTCAGTCGAGGAGCAGCTTATGAATCAACCATCAGGATCAGATCCACATGATAAATCGCACAAGACTGAGGACTTGCTTAGGCAGCACGCCAAAGATTTCGAAGATCAACAGCCGCAGCCGAATGCCACCTCAAAACTGATAGCGTCAGAGCCGGAAGAACATAGACTGGAGAGCCGTTCAACGTCAGTCCCGGCCGTGTCGTCTTCGTTCGGGCCTGGCCATCTCCCATTTCCGTACTGTGTTGGTTGCCTTCCGCTTTGGAAAACAGGGCGTTGTTTATATGGCAAGCAGATCAATGCTTTGCGTTCTGCCAAAGCATGGCGAGAAAAATTCGAGGCACCAATGATCCAAGTCCTTGAAACCAGCGATGACCCTAATGATCTATGGTTACGCCTCGGCCAACTCGGAACACAGTTAATCATCAACAACGAAATTCCTCTAGGTGAAGGTCAAGCCGAGGATGTAGTCTACTGTAACTTAGTCCACATAACAGTGGCCATTGGACATCATCCCGCCGCACGATGGCGTCAGCGACTGGGCAACTACGTCAACATGCTTAGCAGTTTCCACCGGTCGTATCCTGAATGA